TCACGACGTGACAAAAGTTAATATAAGTATGTGAGAAACGATTTTCataaacattttaaaaaatacagACCGTGCTTTGTTTTTGTTGTAGAAATTGGAAGCTTTATTCCtcaaaggaaagagaaaataatTTCTCAAAGGACTAAAAAGAGCAAGAATTGTTCAAAGAATTATCAGAAAGGATTGGGGTACCAAGGGCAAGGTATTCTCCAACAACTGGAAAAAAGGGCAGaacgaaagaaaaaggaagaaaggcaTACGACAACGGGCCTATGTTATTGGCCCATTATTATCAACTTAAGTAACTCCTTCAAACAGGCCCATTAGAGAATAAAATTATAACCACTCAAACCAAACCCTAAAACATTTTTATATCCAACGGCTAATATCAAGCATCTGCTGTTCTCATTTAATCACTGCCGTCAGATAATATCTTAACCCTCTATAAATTCCCTAACTAAGCAAACTTGCTCTCGAGTCTAGGTTTACTGCAGTCTGATAGTATTCCCTCTGCGGGTCAGCTCATTTTTCTCTCATCCGCTAGGTAATATTGTTCGATTTTATAGCAAAAAATTGGCGTAATCTAAATCTCTTAAAATTCATCTGCTTTTTATCTGTCTGCTAGAAAACCGAAAAGctaaaagaattttaaaaaattggagCACTTGCAGCATGCTAAATTTTGCTTttatttgaactatttttctttaattttgctgAAAAAACATAGAATTCTAGCTTCAGTTTATGTTTGTTTTTGCATTTCTGCTAGTGTTATTATTAGTGAATGCAGATCCTATGCTTACAAGGTTCTGATTTGTGTGGTCGTGATAATTAAGCTTTCATTATGTAGTAGTTATCTTCaatattgctatttttttttctaatttaatgatttttttaaatcGATAACTTGTTTTTATATACTAATTTACTGCTATGTTGTTTAAGTTTAAAGTTTATGGTTGCTATAATGATTTTGAAAATTCTaattagaaaatgattttgaAAGAGTAAATACAAGTGCCTTGGGGGCGGTGAACATGTTTGGCATTGGCCTTTTCCAGGCATTGATTGGAATGTACTCCCTCTGGAATGATAATCAAGGCTGGAGTCTCAAAAAGGCTCTTTTGCCAATGccccaaaaaattttttggggtttttGGGAAGAAATACCAATGAGCTTGAGAATTGGCATACAGAATCTTGGTGCCATAGGCCTTTGGTCTGGGAGCATTTCTATTCATTTGCTGGAGATGATGATCATTGTCGCATGTTTGCTTTTGCTGCTTATAGCACTTTTGCTTACGTAATTTTTTTAACCTCCCTAGAAATTGCTAGTTTGTTGCTACATGAAAAATTGGATATTTTGTTTGGTAAATATAGAGTATTATACTAAACTAAGATTTACAACATTTTAAAAGTAGCAAGCTTGGTTTTACTAGATTTTTGCCCCATTTAAACTCAAGGAGCTAAAATTTTGCGTAATTTATCGTTGGAGGGATAATCCTTCCAGGTTGGGAGAAATAATATTGAGGGCCTTGAGTTTTGCAGAGTTACTAGAAGGAAGGATGTCGCATCGCAAATTTGAACACCCAAGGCATGGTTCTTTGGGATTTCTCCCCAGAAAACGAGCATCGCGCCACCGAGGAAAAGGTTTTAGCAAAACTTTATAATTGCTTGACATATATTGATTGCTTCTATGATTGACAATCAGACTGGTTTGTGTTTCTTGTACATGTGGCGTCTTTTCCATGCTTGTTTAGCCAATTGCAGAATGTGTCCTATGATTACAAATCTGATGTTTATCAATGTTCTTGTGTATTTCAAGATGCGTGTTAAGTTACAACTGTGCTCTAGGTGTTTTCAGTGCCAGAGTTCTTGATGATACTAGAAATCTGTCCTCTTGACTTTTCAGTTGTAATTAGAACTAGACTACTATGAAACTTTTTCTTCTCCACTTCTATGCCTTGCACATTGTAGGTTTTCCATGTTGAGAATCCTGTAGTCTTCCTGAGACCAATATGATTCTGATTTGTATGACCTCTTGGAGCTGGGAGCTGGCCTTTTCCGATGTAATTCTCTATGTTGTGTCTGATTTGCAAATTTGCTGTTGGTACCTGTTCAATCATCCCTTGGGATAAGTGTTTCTGCTACACCTGAGTGTCAGATATGGAGGCATTACCCTagttttgttttatattttttgcTGAACTTCTTCCTCTTTGCTTTTGGGCTGCTTGGTTTGACTTGTGAGTGTTAAGCTTAGCATGCTTTGTTGGTTTGAGGTATACTTGTTATTATTTAAGCAGTctgattattttgttttcatgtTTGCTCATGAGCCATAATTGAATGGATGAAATTGCTAATAAGTTGGATTGCATACTGTCTCCTTATTCAGCTATTTGAGTCTTATTATTGGTGGGTTTTGCAATTAGGTTCTGATATTATTCTGTTTGTTGATTATGCAGTGAAGGCATTCCCCAAAGATGATACCACAAAACCTTGTAGGTTGACTGCTTTTGTTGGGTATAAAGCTGGGATGACTCATATTGTTAGAGAAGTTGAAAAACCTGGGTCAAGttagtttctctttttcaaCTCGGTTTTGAATTTTAATTAGAACGTTGCTTGTTGCCTTACATTATTCTCGTTCATCCAGAACTGCATAAGAAGGAGACTTGTGAAGCAGTGACGGTGATTGAAACACCACCTGTGATTGTTGTTGGTGTTGTTGGTTATGTGAAGACGCCCCGTGGTCTCCGCTGTCTGGACACTGTTTGGGCTCAGCATCTCAGTGAGGAAGTAAAAAGGAGATTCTACAAAAATTGGTGCAAGTCCAAAAAGAAGGCTTTCACCAAGTATTCAAAGAAGTATGAGACTGAAGAAGGTAAAAAAGATATTCATGCTCAGCTGGAAAAGATGAAGAAGTACTGTTGTGTTATTCGGGTGTTGGCTCATACTCAGGTAAATCATTCTGACCTGCACTGGCCGTTTTCCCTGTGTTACTGTACTTTGCTTCCTGCTGCAGCCTTTTCATTTTGAATGTCTTTTGGGCTTCCCTTGTTTCTTCCTGGGAAATGGTCTAACGGAGAAATGTTACTTTGCAGATCCGAAAGATGAAGGGTCTAAAGCAGAAGAAAGCCCATGTGATGGAGATTCAGGTCAATGGTGGGGATGTTGCCAAGAAGGTTGACTATGCTTATAGCTTCTTTGAAAAGCAGATTCCAGTGGATGCTGTTTTCCGGAAAGATGAGATGATTGATGTAATTGGGGTAACCAAAGGTAAGGGCTATGAGGGTGTAGTGACCCGCTGGGGTGTGACCCGCCTCCCTCGTAAGACTCACCGTGGTCTTCGCAAGGTTGCCTGCATTGGTGCCTGGCATCCAGCAAGGGTTTCTTTTACAGTTGCTAGAGCCGGGCAAAATGGTTACCACCACCGCACAGAGATGAACAAGAAAATTTACAGATTGGGGAAAGCTGGTCAGGAGTCTCATACTGCTATCACGGAATTTGACAGGTTAGATGATGGTTTGCGTTGTACATTTATGCCTGACTGTGTCTAATTTGCCGAAAAATATGCGTATTGAACCCCACATTATTTCTAGCCGTTTTATTCCTGTAAATAATTTGCTGATGCAATCTTCATTTGTAGGACTGAGAAGGAAATCACTCCAATGGGAGGTTTCCCACACTACGGTGTTGTCAAAGACGATTATCTGTTGCTAAAGGGTTGCTGCGTGGGGCCAAAGAAGCGTGTTGTGACTCTGAGGCAGTCGCTCTTGAACCAGACATCTCGGGTTGCATTGGAAGAGATCAAACTGAAGTTTGTTGACACATCATCGAAATTTGGCCATGGTCGCTTCCAGACAACGGAGGAGAAGGCCAAGTTCTATGGACGACTCAAAGCCTGAGAAGAGAGGAGATCTATTTATCCCAAATTTGTTAGAGTAGGAGTTTGCGTTCTGCAGTAGGAAGTTTTTTTGGTTATCACTTTTTTATCATTTCATCCTGTATTTGTTTTGTTGGCCGACTTCTGCATTCGCATCCTTAATGACTGAATGGTTCCAATAAGCGGGTTCTCGACTCTTCAAATGCTGACTTAAATTTACAGGCTTTTGCGTAAAGAGTGGGATTCTGACTAGTTGGACGGAcggacaaataaaaaaaaaaaaaaaaaaactttgtcaCGTGGTGTTTTGTGATTGAAGCCTTTTGCTTTTAAGGAGCCATGTGTATTTTAGCGTCCAAAATTTCCAGTTTCTAACACATTTTGAGGTCGGACCTTGCAAAAGTTATATTGTAGAAGAGCAGCTGGCTGTTGTTTCATGAACAATATCAATTTTCAGAGAGAGTGTCAGTCACATGTGCAGTTGGTTTTTCACACATTTTGAGGATAAAGAGCGAACAGTAACTGCCTactgaaaaatatattataatgcATCCTGAAACCTAGCTTATGTACATATAGTATGACTGAGATTGTGAAGAATGGTCAAAAACATATATAATTTGCCGCTTCTCAAGTTTCAAGAACATCCAGAGGATCTTAAAAAGGGTCTGGATCTTAAAAAGGGGGGGAAATCACACACGTGAATGTATGGGCCACAAGGCTTATGTATGTCTTCATAATAACTCCAATTccatcatcataaaactgaagaCCAACTTACTAataataattagaaaacttgAATCTGAAACCTTTCCGCGGCTGGCGAACACTCAGCAGATTAATTTGGTGATGATAATCTCTAGTTTCTCATCAATTAGTAGTTTTTACCTTCTACATCACACGTGGTCTACTTCATAATGCGATGATATTTTGATAAGCACTATCTATGCAATATGCATGCATGTTTAATTAAGAACAAAAGCCCTGGACTCACTCTTCAATCTAATTTCCAATTTTCGCTGTACAAACTTTTTTGTAGTACTAcataataataatttcaactatCTTCTtcaattataataaaaaaaaaacaccccaAGAACTGAGGAACGCTCTACTGTTGCATGGCTGTTTGTGAACAAGTAAAAGAAACTTCGTCAAATGTGAAGAAAAAAAGGCCCCACATCTCACATGGGACAGACTcgttcaaagaaaaaagaaagatagcGTGAAGAAAAAGAGGCGGAGTACCTCTAGACTAGAGAGTTGTCTGTCATCCAAGCTAAATGGaaacaaatatttatgtatcaAAATAGAAGCCTACCTGATGAATACTTGGCAAATTTATGTACATAGCCAAGGATTCGAACTAGCTATTACTATGTTGTGTTTCCTGTTGATTTTGCCATGTtcagaagtttttttttttttttttttttttataaaaaaaaatgggaggGTCTATCTATCTATTTCCGAAGACTTCATCTTTTCTTTAGAAGAAGTATTGGCAAACAAACATATTAGTAGTAAGTACATGCTAGGAAAGTGAAGCATGCATGCTTCAGGAAGCAGTGGAGCGACTTAAAGAAGAGGAAAGAagaagcaaagaagaaagaagattgtACGATTCAATCTCTCAACATAGTGATAGTAgtgtatttttttcaacaatttgctttattgttctttcttttcaagGGACCGGGACCCCCACTTCTCTTTTCAGAACTTGTCTTATACaacaatattttatattcttttccCTGAGGTGACTC
This portion of the Coffea arabica cultivar ET-39 chromosome 2e, Coffea Arabica ET-39 HiFi, whole genome shotgun sequence genome encodes:
- the LOC113731924 gene encoding large ribosomal subunit protein uL3y-like; its protein translation is MSHRKFEHPRHGSLGFLPRKRASRHRGKVKAFPKDDTTKPCRLTAFVGYKAGMTHIVREVEKPGSKLHKKETCEAVTVIETPPVIVVGVVGYVKTPRGLRCLDTVWAQHLSEEVKRRFYKNWCKSKKKAFTKYSKKYETEEGKKDIHAQLEKMKKYCCVIRVLAHTQIRKMKGLKQKKAHVMEIQVNGGDVAKKVDYAYSFFEKQIPVDAVFRKDEMIDVIGVTKGKGYEGVVTRWGVTRLPRKTHRGLRKVACIGAWHPARVSFTVARAGQNGYHHRTEMNKKIYRLGKAGQESHTAITEFDRTEKEITPMGGFPHYGVVKDDYLLLKGCCVGPKKRVVTLRQSLLNQTSRVALEEIKLKFVDTSSKFGHGRFQTTEEKAKFYGRLKA